One window of Hypanus sabinus isolate sHypSab1 chromosome 18, sHypSab1.hap1, whole genome shotgun sequence genomic DNA carries:
- the LOC132377514 gene encoding general transcription factor II-I repeat domain-containing protein 2-like encodes MVDMTAHLNTLNTALQGKGRTALHMLEDVLAFERKLTVLARDLQKGTLSHFPNLREFKQGHDMIISEYLHSAIIAMQTSFGKRFCEFREEKNTLSFPVTPLSIDPSLLNTTALAGVSQPDLEMELADIADKDIWVSKFRRLTADLEDVARQKAVLAQKHKWSDIENLTDDSLRSCVKMKVTSYSPDVQTLCAEVQEQKSH; translated from the coding sequence atggtagacatgacagcgcacctgaacacgctgaacacagctcttcaggggaaaggacgtacagccctgcacatgttggaggatgttttggcattcgagcgcaagttgacagtgcttgccagagatttacagaaaggcactttgtctcacttccccaatttgagagagttcaaacaaggtcacgacatgataatttcggagtatttacattctgcaatcatcgcaatgcaaacatcgtttgggaaacgcttctgtgagttcagagaggaaaaaaacacattatccttcccggtcactcccttaagcatcgatccttccctactgaatacgactgcattggcaggtgtgagtcaacctgatcttgagatggaactggccgacatagccgacaaagacatatgggtgtccaagtttagacgcttgacagcagaccttgaagatgttgcccgtcagaaggccgttcttgctcagaaacacaaatggagtgatattgaaaacctcacagatgacagcttgcgatcctgtgtaaagatgaaggtgacatcatacagccctgatgtgcagacgctgtgcgctgaggtccaggagcagaaatcccattaa